Proteins from one Canis lupus familiaris isolate Mischka breed German Shepherd chromosome 26, alternate assembly UU_Cfam_GSD_1.0, whole genome shotgun sequence genomic window:
- the PRR14L gene encoding protein PRR14L isoform X1, which produces MLSSGVETQPVPLDSSMSAVVQELYSELPVSVSKELHADPEPSVIPDVKPGASSSLISQSRAVPLELQRTRAESCCEETSGTLDHGGEPGRCGLVDSTAGGSVASGILDRKEKTKSVELKVFRDQGDQAEIVRDPCEGAKEDPHQHSTAAEEKISLSQEDLLMQSSKEHLCTGLPEDCLRSKEEKVQLTTGTLLKSTEEVQGMKVNGTKTDYNEGHKNGNVSKDLSSGFSEYPEIDKIMTSGEVSETSTLVSLEPLTFVDPGITEATSKEKECEELKTCPSWLSLLPGSSAISKVDNGKEEVCKLNLVCEADDNHQQIHSHHNEKHISAHGSPKATRNVIVIEPLEENSDISYFSSSLSGPESRTPSLETCGFEGDGLLKGSAEKTDNSCFDGDDQSKNIATRKENEQFLNRRSERGELFLGNARQPREDASGHRSGEKETVASSKENIHSNCCIQGSIHTDSSSSSMPQLFTEATEVMFKKNDLKNTLDIQGGLTNHEDHRETSTGMSHSGRHTEESSFSSSMQIEEPEQTTTIEPNMVTEKIYSKDSNSFCSKRNLEDDTQLNEVLHNEFPTERKSLVSLMHEDQISLMNEVSKPKKDVAQLPPSLEFDYKPELEQAIQTAQDDSSHLGERNIAYEMNELPCTNELVVNKIESECVLNQVPLNSQDHLKLPANKEMPLATSEDSQQSHHPPLEDGVDVIADTQTISMKTKMKDISPSGDKTCGASSSNPTLNIKTGSLETKKEMADSGIVDLHSRLLSSKKEAAGLLQEVSAMECQSAQSQVLSSCHYVSKNAQEKSMCSACATFESSRIIPNVENSLMTTCEDAFQHSNRHSQGREDSTESSTHKVSYTLEDSELARGETRGSLPENKMRNEMAADVLNGEASDKTIPTTNHTQLSEERLEGKEQDVPKETVFCKYNVSDCATPELNLFANIPSPEKLLDQSPSIMFPSFKNLSQAFETLDQKADEVLDCQVNQNRPDECRSEDKPAKEILGGDKRETVTELNREISHNQNELLVGSDRNNPLSSGSSKKGYLKGDSECTSGCEASTDGMVDIIYTNCSNMSPEGVLDLRASSILDSGTRQDRLTLQETSVSTQSQRGELNAAFIRMIGQDSDFPDAASSKGEPLEIKKSCEEKVYRSLKDCEMEVCPDSCAHDIESIADHELNLRTLDRVNVSLDYIHHKKQLKEASRRETQGTIEGSRPEINSEFDKEENTFGISLKQLLPSQCPDENPISTGSLQTTEIMPLYLSSHKNSERNVNSEETDLENIYKPEEMLCESIEHRTVLLETKEGAPGDGSNSNEEVRIDIGVQNLPLTVETETKLKGEKTEEHQRGPPGHLTVMEESEEMITREAGGHGNKGREISQTHLKSQRMLGDVAEQQSQGALDYMLQNEEHIHQKEAHKTPKQCTSSHMLSDELQEKNQAKHCKSESTMMKEIPLAKLAKGGTTAQFQKLEDPEEGSLCRPFKKDMESCTGPYLHGAPQKAQDPICAGCDEIHGAFGNISHQKRVLPLKKQPHRTCKKVSCQEQVNLGKKISKIRSSAILKSSSETIPTKAHRFLSSRAVPAPAQLEPETVPTRSLLSHIPKQKASLCHPLRSLNVRKPTKESALLNKLSILASKLVPATKTQKLRYRRCSSELLPVTKSYKQHRYKRLLDGFSYNLMQLNPYLAASGWDKRLNSKPLTLYSLEAIKMSFIDLSNKVPSLLFGSEIFPVSFHMKSGSECMTESPRTFPEHCAPARLALGEAPRCLSQPPKWTFSFFLSHGCPGMATFREDTGLRGQAGAQAPSQPSGPLQDYGGTAIVQTRAGCSVLGLHTLLALCSPGCYRIWTKKRNFSSHMPTMQRFFMTQFTQGLKGLRSPASIADKVFCSLPYSVGRVLSIWSQHGPSACPFEISTLHSAHSKRQPALSTISSHTMLPYVPLPGLEATYNTSGNQMRLEPPFPALVPKSCLVADSAVSKLLLSASEFQVPEFDELDSVAAACPHPQSSPPEQKKAEPEKRPKKVSQIRIRKTIPKPDPNLTPMGLPRPKRLKKKEFSLEEIYTNKNYKSPPANRCLETIFEEPKERNGTLISISQQKRKRVLEFQDFTVPRKRRARGKIKVAGSFTRAQKAALQSRELDALLIQKLMELETFFAKEEEEQERSSDC; this is translated from the exons GAAGACCTCCTGATGCAGTCAAGCAAAGAACATTTATGCACGGGCCTCCCTGAAGATTGTCTGAGGAGcaaag AAGAAAAAGTACAACTTACAACTGGAACTCTGCTAAAATCTACTGAAGAAGTACAAGGTATGAAGGTCAATGGGACTAAGACGGATTATAATGAAGGACACAAGAATGGCAATGTGAGTAAAGATCTCTCATCTGGGTTCAGCGAATACCCAGAGATAGACAAAATCATGACCAGTGGTGAGGTTTCAGAAACCAGCACATTAGTTTCCCTAGAGCCTTTAACCTTTGTGGACCCTGGAATAACAGAAGCaacttctaaagaaaaagaatgtgaagaATTAAAAACTTGTCCTTCTTGGTTGTCATTGTTACCAGGGAGCAGTGCCATTTCCAAAGTGGACAATGGGAAGGAAGAGGTGTGTAAGTTAAACCTTGTCTGTGAAGCAGATGACAATCACCAACAGATTCACAGCCACCATaatgaaaaacacatttctgcCCATGGCAGTCCCAAAGCCACAAGAAATGTAATTGTTATAGAACCCTTAGAAGAAAACTCTGACATTTCCTATTTCTCATCAAGTTTGTCTGGTCCAGAATCCAGAACACCATCCTTAGAAACATGTGGTTTTGAAGGTGATGGCTTGCTGAAGGGATCTGCTGAGAAGACAGACAATTCCTGTTTTGATGGGGATGATCAAAGCAAGAACATAGctactagaaaagaaaatgagcagtTTTTGAACCGCAGGAGTGAAAGAGGAGAACTCTTTCTTGGTAATGCCAGGCAACCAAGAGAGGATGCTAGTGGTCATCGTTCTGGTGAAAAAGAGACTGTTGCCTCCTCCAAAGAGAATATCCATAGTAACTGTTGCATTCAAGGCAGTATCCATACAGACAGCTCTAGTTCTTCAATGCCCCAATTGTTCACTGAAGCCACAgaagtaatgtttaaaaaaaatgatctgaaaaACACGTTAGACATTCAGGGTGGTTTGACAAACCATGAGGACCATAGAGAAACTTCTACTGGTATGAGCCATTCAGGCAGACACACTGAAGAGAGCAGTTTTTCCTCCTCAATGCAGATTGAAGAGCCAGAACAGACAACCACTATAGAGCCCAATATGGTAACTGAAAAGATTTATAGTAAAGACTCTAATTCATTCTGCTCCAAGAGAAATCTAGAAGATGACACCCAGTTAAATGAAGTTTTACACAATGAATTTCCGACTGAAAGAAAATCCCTTGTGAGTTTAATGCATGAGGACCAGATAAGTCTTATGAATGAGGTATCAAAACCCAAGAAAGATGTTGCTCAGTTACCACCATCCCTAGAATTTGATTATAAACCTGAGTTAGAACAAGCTATACAGACTGCCCAGGATGATAGTTCACATTTAGGTGAACGGAACATTGCCTATGAGATGAATGAACTTCCTTGCACCAATGAACTGGTtgtaaacaaaatagaaagtgaaTGTGTTTTAAATCAAGTGCCCCTTAATTCTCAAGACCACTTGAAGTTGCCAGCTAATAAAGAGATGCCTTTAGCAACAAGCGAGGATTCCCAACAGAGCCATCACCCTCCATTAGAGGATGGAGTAGATGTCATTGCTGATACCCAAACCATTTCcatgaagacaaaaatgaaagacaTCTCTCCATCAGGTGACAAAACCTGTGGTGCCTCTTCAAGCAACCCTACCTTAAACATCAAAACAGGAAGcctagaaacaaagaaagaaatggctgattctggAATAGTAGATCTACATTCCAGACTTCTCTCAAGTAAGAAAGAAGCAGCAGGCTTGCTTCAAGAGGTCTCTGCTATGGAATGTCAAAGTGCTCAATCTCAGGTTCTCTCTAGCTGTCATTATGTAAGTAAAAATGCACAAGAAAAGAGCATGTGTTCTGCTTGTGCTACTTTTGAGTCCAGCAGAATCATCCCAAACGTTGAGAACTCTTTGATGACTACGTGTGAAGATGCATTTCAGCACAGCAATCGCCATTCCCAAGGAAGAGAAGACTCCACAGAAAGTAGCACCCATAAAGTGAGTTACACATTGGAGGACAGTGAACTTGCTAGGGGAGAAACTAGAGGCAGCCTCCCAGAAAATAAGATGAGAAACGAAATGGCAGCAGACGTGTTAAATGGTGAAGCTTCTGACAAGACCATTCCCACCACCAATCACACCCAGCTCAGTGAGGAAAGGCTAGAAGGAAAGGAACAGGACGTACCTAAAGAGACTGTGTTTTGCAAGTATAATGTCTCTGACTGTGCCACACCAGAACTAAACTTATTTGCAAACATTCCAAGCCCTGAAAAATTGTTGGACCAGTCTCCTAGTATTATGTTTCCCAGTTTCAAAAACTTGAGCCAAGCATTTGAAACTCTTGATCAGAAAGCAGATGAAGTCCTTGACTGCCAGGTTAACCAAAACAGACCAGATGAATGCAGAAGTGAAGATAAACCAGCTAAGGAGATACTAGGTGGTGACAAAAGAGAGACTGTCACAGAACTTAACAGAGAGATAAGCCACAACCAAAATGAACTGCTAGTTGGTTCAGACAGGAACAACCCATTGTCCAGTGGTAGTTCAAAGAAAGGCTATTTGAAAGGAGACTCTGAATGTACTTCTGGTTGTGAGGCATCCACAGATGGCATGGTAGACATCATCTACACAAATTGTAGTAATATGTCTCCAGAAGGTGTGTTGGACTTAAGAGCATCTAGTATTCTTGACAGTGGTACAAGGCAAGACAGACTGACATTACAGGAAACCTCAGTGAGTACTCAATCTCAAAGAGGAGAACTAAATGCTGCATTTATCAGAATGATTGGCCAGGACTCAGATTTTCCAGATGCTGCTTCCTCTAAAGGGGAGcctctggaaattaaaaaatcatgtgaAGAGAAAGTATACAGGTCATTAAAAGATTGTGAAATGGAAGTGTGTCCAGACTCTTGTGCGCATGACATAGAGTCTATTGCAGATCATGAACTAAATTTAAGAACATTGGATAGAGTAAATGTATCCTTAGATTATATTCATCATAAAAAGCAACTTAAAGAAGCATCCCGTAGAGAAACACAAGGAACGATTGAAGGATCAAGACCAGAAATAAATTCTGAGTTTGACAAGGAGGAAAATACCTTTGGAATTTCCTTGAAACAGTTACTGCCTTCTCAATGCCCAGATGAGAACCCtatttccacagggagcctgcaaaCCACTGAGATAATGCCTTTGTATCTGTCTTCTCACAAAAATTCAGAAAGGAATGTTAATAGTGAGGAAACTGacctggaaaatatttataaaccagAAGAAATGCTTTGTGAAAGCATAGAGCACCGCACAGTCCTGCTTGAGACGAAGGAAGGAGCACCAGGGGATGGGAGTAATTCTAATGAAGAAGTCAGAATAGACATCGGTGTGCAAAATTTGCCTCTGACAGTGGAAACAGAAACTAAGTTGAAAGGCGAAAAAACTGAAGAACATCAGAGGGGACCCCCGGGTCATTTAACTGTCATGGAAGAGTCTGAGGAGATGATTACCAGAGAAGCTGGTGGTCATGGTaacaaaggaagagagatttcTCAGACCCACTTGAAATCCCAGAGGATGCTTGGTGATGTTGCAGAGCAGCAAAGTCAGGGGGCTTTGGACTACATGTTGCAGAATGAAGAACATATACATCAAAAAGAAGCACACAAGACACCAAAACAATGCACCTCATCTCATATGTTGTCAGATGAGTTGCAAGAGAAGAACCAAGCTAAGCATTGCAAAAGTGAGTCTACCATGATGAAGGAAATCCCCCTAGCAAAGCTGGCCAAGGGTGGTACTACTGCACAGTTTCAGAAGTTGGAAGATCCAGAGGAGGGAAGCTTGTGTCGTCCATTTAAAAAGGACATGGAGTCGTGCACAGGTCCTTACCTTCATGGTGCCCCTCAGAAAGCACAAGACCCCATCTGTGCTGGGTGTGATGAAATACATGGTGCCTTTGGAAACATTTCACATCAGAAGAGAGTGCTTCCCTTAAAGAAGCAGCCCCATCGAACATGTAAGAAAGTTTCCTGTCAGGAGCAAGTcaacctggggaaaaaaataagtaaaatcaggaGTTCGGCCATTTTAAAGAGTTCCTCTGAAACCATCCCCACAAAAGCACACAGGTTTCTCAGTTCACGTGCTGTGCCTGCACCCGCACAGTTGGAACCCGAAACAGTACCAACCAGAAGCTTATTGAGCCACATACCAAAGCAGAAGGCGTCTCTGTGCCATCCCTTGAGGAGCCTGAATGTTAGGAAGCCTACCAAAGAATCAGCCTTACTCAACAAGCTGTCCATTCTTGCCTCCAAACTGGTCCCAGCCACAAAGACCCAGAAACTAAGATATCGGCGGTGTTCCTCTGAACTTCTTCCAGTGACTAAAAGCTATAAGCAGCACAGATACAAAAGACTTCTGGATGGATTTTCATACAATCTAATGCAGCTGAATCCATATTTGGCAGCTAGTGGATGGGACAAGAGGCTTAACAGTAAGCCCTTGACACTTTATTCGCTTGAAGCCATCAAAATGAGCTTCATAGATTTGAGCAACAAGGTGCCGTCACTGCTGTTTGGTTCTGAAATTTTCCCGGTATCTTTTCACATGAAATCGGGATCTGAGTGCATGACCGAGTCTCCGAGGACTTTTCCTGAGCACTGTGCTCCAGCCAGGCTCGCCTTAGGAGAGGCCCCCAGGTGCCTGTCTCAGCCTCCCAAGTggaccttttctttcttcttgtctcaCGGTTGCCCTGGGATGGCCACATTCAGGGAAGATACTGGCCTCCGTGGTCAGGCAGGTGCCCAGGCTCCTTCACAGCCTTCAGGTCCTCTTCAGGACTATGGAGGCACTGCCATAGTTCAGACCAGAGCAGGCTGCTCTGTCCTTGGCCTTCACACACTTCTAGCACTTTGTTCTCCTGGATGTTACCGAATCTGGACAAAAAAACGGAACTTCTCCAGTCACATGCCTACCATGCAGAGGTTCTTCATGACCCAGTTTACACAGGGCTTAAAAGGGTTAAGATCTCCAGCCTCCATAGCAGACAAGGTCTTCTGTTCTCTTCCCTACTCGGTGGGCCGAGTGCTATCCATTTGGAGCCAGCATGGGCCTTCTGCCTGCCCCTTCGAAATCTCTACTCTTCATTCCGCTCACAGCAAGCGGCAGCCAGCTCTAAGCACCATAAGCAG CCACACCATGTTACCATATGTGCCTCTTCCAGGCCTGGAAGCTACTTACAACACCAGTGGCAATCAGATGAG ACTGGAGCCTCCATTCCCTGCCTTGGTACCAAAGTCTTGCTTGGTAGCAGATTCAGCTGTCAGCAAGCTCCTGCTTTCAGCCTCCGAGTTCCAGGTTCCTGAATTTGATGAGCTGGATAGTGTGGCAGCAGCATGCCCCCATCCACAGAGCAGCCCTCCAGAACAGAAGAAG GCTGAGCCAGAGAAGAGGCCAAAGAAAGTCTCACAGATTCGTATCCGGAAAACCATTCCTAAGCCAGACCCTAACCTTACCCCCATGGGCCTTCCTCGACCCAAAAG gttaaagaaaaaggaatttagtTTAGAAGAAATCTATACCAACAAGAATTATAAGTCTCCTCCTGCAAACAG GTGTTTGGAGACCATCTTTGAGGAACCCAAGGAACGAAATGGTACGCTAATCTCAATCAGTCAACAGAAGAGAAAACGAGTTCTAGAATTTCAGGATTTTACAGTCCCACGAAAGAGGAGAGCTCGTGGTAAGATCAAGGTGGCAGGCAGCTTTACCAGGGCCCAGAAGGCGGCTCTGCAGAGTCGAGAGCTGGATGCTCTGTTGATACAGAAACTAATGGAATTGGAGACCTTTTTTgccaaggaagaggaggagcaggagcgaTCATCTGATTGTTGA